AGGCTGGGGATGGTTTGGTTGTCCAGGGCTCCAGTGTTGGACTAGTGACAGAAATGAGATTCGACATTGTTGAATATCTCTGTGCTTAATGATAACTCTGCCTCCAACTCTTGTTACAATGCGTGACACTGTTCAGGAGATTGTGCCAAATACAAGACACTGTTCAGGAGATTGTGCCAAAAAACTGTGGAAAATAAAAGATATGCTAGTCCACAATTATTTCCAATTATTTCAACATTACAGCTTCATAGAGGAGGCATCTGTGGCTTGGTGCAAAAGTAAGTACGTGCAAAAGTAAGTAGCACACAatgaacaaaatacatatataaatagcTTGCATGAAATAAAATATCTGAACTATACACTGATAACCATATTTGGTTtctgaaaaatattaaacaaatttttaaaagaaggcAAAGCATCTTGTATGAAGCTATATTTTTCCAGGTGAAGTTATTAGATTTCTTaaaaatctaattttttaaaCTAATAACATCAATGGTATTTCCTGGAACCTAAAATGGAACTGCCCTTTAAGATTTCTTTTTCATAGACAGGGATTGTAAGATTGATTTACAGGTAAGTAACTACAGAGCAAAAGGCGGGCTACTGGGAGGCTCACGTGCACTGGACTGCGGCAGGCTACTTGTTGACGTCCTGGTCTCCATTTGTGTGATGTCTGTGCCCAGTGCTCATTTTCTCCTTCCTACCTTGTGATCCTTTTCATCTTTCTGTTGAATTTGATACTCTCCTTGTTTCACCATTTCTGCCATTTCTGTTTCCTGGAGACTCTTGTCATACTCCTCTTTCAGCTGGGTCTTCTCTTGCATGCTCTAGGTGATGTGACAGAGCTGAATCAGTTCAGTACCCAGGTGGCAAGTACAAAAGAGCCCGCCTTCCTTGCTGACAGACCTCAGCCCTTCATGCCTGCCCAGCTCGCTCCTATAACTAGCTTTATTCTCCTAGTAGCTCTAAATCCATCAACTCCACAGCATCCTTGGGTTGGATTCTCTCTGCAGCCCCCAGACTATCCACACTTCTGGACCCAAGCCAAGAAACTCCCCAGGCAAGCTCCAGAATTACTCTAGAGAAAGCTGGAAGCCCCCCAAAGGAGAGCCAGTGCACATACATACCTCTTCTTTTGCCTTTGTGGTTTTCCGATAATGATAAAGCCAGTGAGCCAAGTACTCTATTGGGTCACTGGGCCGAACCTTTGCCACCTCTGCCAGTGCCTGGGCCAGGCAATTTCCAAAGCATCTCTTCAGGTACCCCGTTTCCATTCTGTGGGGCCTGGGAAAAAATCCAAGCAGAGTCCCACTGTTGGTTTAAGAAATGGACACATTCTAACCAACTCATGATTCATTTCAGGATAAATATGAGATGTTTCTGGATTCCACCCTGCCCCAGAAGAGCCAACAAAGAAGACTTGCCAGTAGCTCTTATCTTCAAGTGAGCTTTTTCCTAATGCTCTCCAGCAAACAAAAGGTTCTAGGGGGTCATCAGGCCTCAGAGGAAACACATTGATGGTTAGGGATGGCTACAGGCCTCCACTTACACACTTACACCCTTGGGTAGGGAGCCGTGGTTTTGTGACACTGGAACCCAGAGTCACCTATGACCTAGATCCAAACCcgaacccactgcccttgagtcaattctgactcagtaatCCTAcggggctgagtagaactgccccacagggtttccaagagtgtaaatctttacggaagtagactgtcatatctttttcctgcagagaagctggtgggcttgagccactgaccttttaagtttgcagctgagtgctttaaccactgcaccaccagggctcctatgacaCAGATAAAACCCACAGATACAAAGGCTTATTTATTTCACAAGAAGCCTTGGGCAGGAGGAGGCAAACTAACAGGCCCTGCAGCTACTGCTGGTCAAGGGCGCTGCCACACCTAATACTATACTCCACTTTCTACTACTTAAGCAGAAAACTACTTTATTTACTTTTGATTTACTTGCCCTTTGATTTACTTTTAATCAGATTTCGAGAGCTGGAGGTAATGTAGCCTAGGTCATACTGGCTTCCAACCAGTTCGTTCAGGCCCCAGGTATACGAttcagaatccacattttaacaagatcccctggtgattcttatgtataataagcTTTGAGAACCACAGCTCTACTAGTGGCTCTTAGAACTGGCCCCTAACCAGCAGctttagcatcacctgggaacttgtaaagaatgcaaactctcagcaggggttccgTCCCAACCAATAGGTTCAAAGACCTGTAACACCATACGTTTAGGAGGCAGTATATGGTGGCAGTATGAACGTAGACTGTGGAACCAGACCAAGTTCCAGTCCTGGTTCTTCTGTGATCTTCAGCAAGTCAGTTTATCTGAGCTCccgcttcctcatctgtaaaagagaaATAACAAATGTACCTCAAAAATTGAGAGGATCAAAAGAGATAATACATGGTGACTAGCAcataaaatcaaaccagttgccgtggagttgactacCTGGAGAAAGCACTTACTCTAAGCTGGCGCCCCTCCCTGCTTCTCCCAGAGCCCACCAACCCTTCCTCTCCCAGAATCCCTCAGCTCACTTCCTCTGCTCCTCCGACGCTCCTCACAGTGTCTATGCCGCATCCCTCCACCCCGCGCGCGCTCGCGTGCGCACCGACTCCTCTTTATGTCGTGCTCCTCGCCCTTTCGCGCGCTCCTGGGCTCACCCACCCGCGCGCTTCTCCTCTCTGTGGTGCGCTCCCTTTGGCTTCTGGGGTGCGCGAGTTTGCTGCCTAGCGACGGGACGCGGATAGCCGGCAGGAGTTCGGCGCGTGCGTGAGGCGTGCGCATCGAGAACGCAGGCGCAGTGGTCCGAGAAAGGTTCGTCCCACTTTCCATGGGTCGCAGCGGGCAGAGGCGGTTCTGACGGACGTTGCTAGGAGCCTAGGGCTAAGGGGGCGCCCAAAGGCCATGTGAGGGTTAGCTCCGCACCTGGAGTCCCGTTTGCCAgctgctcttcctcctcctcctcttcctccctcgtCCTCGGGGAGCGCGCCTTGTGTAGGGATTTGCCAGATAAAACACCGGACGCCCAATTAAATTTGAACTTCAGATAGACAACGAAAAACATTTCagtaccctggtggcgcagtgattaagagctcggctgctaaccaaaaggtcgacagttggaatgcaccagccactctttggaaaccctgtggggcagctctactctgtgctatagggtagctatgagtcggaattcgacTGGACGGAAATGGATATAGTGTAATACAAAATTATTCGCTGTTTAGCTGACATTCAAATTTCactgggtgtcctgtatttttatttgcttaatCTGGCAGCCCTACCTGGATCTGTCTCCCTGGTTTGGGGGCGAGGCATCTCAGTCTGCCTCTTGTGGCACCTTCTCCAGACTTGAGGCGGCTGTTTCTGTGGGAAGGGGCTTTCTTCTTTTGATCCAAGATGCTGCCTATTGGTGTATATGAAAAATAGCATTCCTTTCAACAACTCTGTGAAATGGGTACTATCACCATTTCGTGGACAGGGAACAGATGCCAAGTGAGGTGACGAGCCCCGCCCAAGTCCCACTGATGATGGGCTGCAGCACACCGTGGACCCGTTCCTACTCTTAATCTCCCGCATTAGGGACCCTGCCCCCTTCCCGCGTGTTTTATTTTTGAGGAGCAGCGGCAGGAGGCCCTTCCCTCTTTTATGTTACTCCACTTCAAATGAAGTTGAGATATCTTTGTAGTTCCTTCTGTTTTTAGAGAAGTACAGTGAAGATACTGTGTTCCAAAGTCAGCTGTAACCTTTTCCCTGTGTGGTTAGGACACCAGCGCCAACCTGATGGGGAGTTAGGTTCATTTGTACCAGTTTGCTTTTggtctgtagagtttttaatttttacacaCACGGCATTCCTTTCTCACTGCTGTTGCTAATACAAAGGATGGCATGCTATATATACTTGCTGCACCTTGCTTTGTTAATGTCCTGAATGTCCCTCCCTGTTTTAGAAGTCTTCCTCATTCTTTTACATCTGCATAGTAATTGATGGTGTTGCTGTGTATTATCGATCTCCTGTTGATGAATAATTGAGTAGTTTCCCAGTCTTTGGCTATTCTAAGCAGTGGTGCAAAATAACCTCGTGCATATGTCGTTTCGTATTTTTACAGGTGTATCTTTGAGCTAGGATCTTTGAGCTAGGATCCCAGAGTGAGATTGTGGGGTCGCAGAGAAGACATGTGTAGAGTCTGCCAAATTCCCCCCataccattttgcactcccatcAGCATTGCATGAGAGAAGAGCAGTATTGGGGGTCTATGCATAGATCTCAGGATGTCAGTGTTTCTGAGATCTTAATATAAAATGTCAGGTGCATTGGACTAGGAGCAGGATGTGGACAGCCTGGCACTCTGTCCCCATGCCTGTACACTAACTCCTATACCATGCCTTTTCTCTTACCTGGAAGGCTCTGCCTTCTCTTTGCTGTGTTGACCGCATGCTCACTCCTATACCAGCGCCTTTTCCCATACCTGGAAGGCTGTTGCTTCTCCTTGCTGGGATGACTTTTACTGTTCCTTCAAATCTTAGTTTGAACATCACCCCTCAGGAAAGCTCTCCTTGACTTTTCCAACTGGATCAAATCCTCCTGTTATCTGGTTTGCATAGTACTcatgacaatttcaattttacaTTCATTTATTGATGTTAATATTTGATTAATGTTTGTCTTCCCTACTCacctgtaagctccatgagggcagagactgTGTTTTGTATTCCCAGCATCTGTCAAGGTGCCTCAGTTTGTATTTGTTgaatacaaacacacacaaaaaagccattgctgtcaagttgattctgacccatgataACCCTATgtggtgcagagtagaattgctccatagggttttcttggctatagtgtttatggaagcagatcaccaggcctttcttctgtggtgccattgggtgggtttgaactgccaaccttttgattagtagctgagtgcaaaccatttgtgccacccagggaccatatTGTTGATAGGCACTcagtatatatttgttgaataatgAACACATTTCATCAGCTTTTTCGAGGAGTCTAAATTCCATAAAAGGGCATGACCAGCAGAGATGCAGGGTGTTCAGGACATGTCGGGGCAGCAGAGAGATCTGGAGGCGCCTGAAAGGAGAATTGGGGCCAGATGGTCAGGAGTCTATTAAGCTGTTATTTGAGGACTGGCCATGGAGagtcatggaattttttttttaagaggtggAATATTGTGATGTTTTATAAAAATGGCTCTCATGGCTTGGG
This Loxodonta africana isolate mLoxAfr1 chromosome 8, mLoxAfr1.hap2, whole genome shotgun sequence DNA region includes the following protein-coding sequences:
- the DYDC2 gene encoding LOW QUALITY PROTEIN: DPY30 domain-containing protein 2 (The sequence of the model RefSeq protein was modified relative to this genomic sequence to represent the inferred CDS: inserted 1 base in 1 codon; substituted 1 base at 1 genomic stop codon): METGYLKRCFGNCLAQALAEVAKVRPSDPIEYLAHWLYHYRKTTKAKEESMQEKTQLKEEYDKSLQETEMAEMVKQGEYQIQQKDEKDHKVPISVAISTKKTIFTQESIDPLEKEALQQESLPGTSKIPPLMPXQIPSSESAGQTSXNFRTPQVAPEMPSDSISLY